In Pelosinus sp. UFO1, one genomic interval encodes:
- the sdaAA gene encoding L-serine ammonia-lyase, iron-sulfur-dependent, subunit alpha — protein sequence MEEKLSLQEWIELATQDHQSFGDFCIAAQVKQLEIEEAVLMGRMEEMLQVMQQSIEMGLTGVKSMGGLVGGNGKKIESYREAFADKSIVGSAMSKAIMIALAVGEANASMGRIVAVPTAGASGTLPAVLFSLAEARNFSMAELAKALVVAGAIGMVIASRASLSGAEGGCQAECGSAAAMAAGAAVELYGGTPNQVGQAVAMTLKNMLGLVCDPVAGLVEVPCVKRNAGAAAQAMVAAEMALAGVESVIPVDEVIDAMASVGNSMSCSLKETAQGGLAVSPTGLAWAEKLFAK from the coding sequence GTGGAAGAAAAATTATCCTTGCAGGAATGGATTGAATTAGCAACACAAGATCATCAGAGTTTCGGTGATTTTTGCATAGCAGCCCAAGTTAAGCAGTTAGAAATAGAAGAAGCAGTCTTAATGGGGCGTATGGAAGAAATGCTACAGGTTATGCAACAATCCATTGAGATGGGGTTGACAGGGGTAAAATCTATGGGTGGCTTGGTTGGTGGTAACGGAAAAAAGATAGAATCTTATCGCGAAGCATTTGCTGATAAGAGTATTGTAGGTAGTGCGATGTCTAAGGCCATTATGATCGCTTTGGCAGTAGGAGAGGCAAATGCTTCCATGGGGCGTATTGTTGCCGTACCAACTGCTGGTGCTAGTGGTACTCTGCCCGCGGTGCTATTTTCTTTGGCTGAAGCCCGAAATTTTAGTATGGCAGAGCTTGCCAAGGCTTTAGTTGTAGCAGGAGCGATTGGTATGGTAATTGCTTCACGAGCTTCTTTATCAGGAGCAGAGGGGGGCTGTCAAGCTGAGTGTGGTTCGGCAGCGGCTATGGCGGCTGGTGCCGCGGTAGAATTATATGGTGGTACTCCGAATCAAGTTGGGCAAGCAGTGGCCATGACGTTAAAAAATATGTTGGGATTGGTCTGTGACCCCGTAGCAGGCTTAGTGGAAGTACCTTGTGTAAAGCGCAATGCAGGTGCGGCAGCGCAAGCAATGGTAGCTGCTGAAATGGCATTAGCAGGTGTTGAGAGTGTAATACCCGTGGATGAAGTGATTGATGCGATGGCGTCAGTTGGTAATAGTATGTCTTGTTCATTAAAAGAAACGGCGCAAGGCGGATTGGCTGTATCGCCGACAGGCTTAGCGTGGGCTGAAAAACTGTTTGCTAAGTAG
- the sdaAB gene encoding L-serine ammonia-lyase, iron-sulfur-dependent subunit beta, translating to MNIFDVIGPVMIGPSSSHTAGAVRLGNLALSILGEDVKEAVIGLHGSFAQTYRGHGTDVALVAGLQGWATDDERIPKSFEVAKDAGIAISFKTIQLGDFAHPNSVRFWLTGVRGNQCIVTGKSIGGGRVVITSIDDFPVEFSGDFPTILTMHYDRPGAIAIVTSVLSTQGVNVAQMKVFRKEKGGLAAMIVETDQPIDDRTYEGIGKLPHIQSVRRIQLV from the coding sequence ATGAATATTTTTGATGTAATAGGTCCAGTTATGATTGGCCCCTCTAGTTCTCATACTGCAGGTGCAGTTCGTTTAGGGAATTTGGCATTATCAATTTTAGGGGAAGATGTAAAAGAGGCTGTGATTGGCTTACACGGTTCCTTTGCCCAAACTTATCGAGGTCACGGTACTGACGTGGCTTTGGTAGCTGGACTGCAAGGATGGGCGACGGATGATGAACGTATTCCAAAATCATTTGAGGTTGCAAAGGATGCAGGTATTGCCATTTCTTTTAAAACCATTCAGTTAGGTGACTTTGCTCATCCCAATTCCGTTCGATTTTGGTTAACGGGTGTTAGAGGAAACCAGTGTATAGTGACAGGAAAGTCAATTGGCGGGGGGCGTGTTGTTATTACTAGTATAGACGATTTTCCCGTAGAATTTAGTGGTGATTTTCCTACTATTTTAACAATGCACTACGATCGCCCTGGTGCCATTGCTATAGTGACCAGTGTTTTATCTACGCAAGGTGTAAATGTTGCGCAGATGAAGGTGTTCCGGAAAGAAAAGGGTGGTTTGGCAGCGATGATTGTGGAAACAGATCAACCCATTGATGATAGGACTTATGAAGGGATTGGCAAATTACCTCATATTCAATCGGTGCGACGCATTCAATTGGTATAG